The following are encoded in a window of Ranitomeya variabilis isolate aRanVar5 chromosome 8, aRanVar5.hap1, whole genome shotgun sequence genomic DNA:
- the DIO1 gene encoding type I iodothyronine deiodinase, translated as MSAQLLKCAVRCVQKTLIFCFLILYVVVGKTLMFLAPKTTESILKSRFEMTEANVSKFQYEDWGPTVFSFKFLWSLLQIMWLRLEDEAFLGQIAPNTPVVDMNGELHHIWDYFRGQRPLVLAFGSCTUPPFFFRLSEYNKLVQDFSSVADFLIIYIDEAHAEDGWAFKNNISIKKHQNIQDRLAAAKRLLEELPSCPVVLDTMQNLCSAKYAALPERLYILQEGKVIYKGNVGPWGYKPEEVRSALEKTK; from the exons ATGTCTGCTCAGCTTTTAAAATGTGCGGTGCGGTGTGTGCAGAAGACTCTGATCTTCTGCTTTCTTATTCTATACGTTGTTGTGGGTAAGACCCTCATGTTCCTGGCTCCGAAAACTACGGAAAGTATCCTGAAATCTCGCTTTGAGATGACTGAAGCCAACGTCTCAAAATTCCAGTATGAAGATTGGGGACCGACGGTCTTCAGTTTTAAATTCTTGTGGTCGCTTCTCCAGATTATGTGGCTTCGCTTGGAAGATGAAGCGTTTTTGGGCCAAATTGCACCGAATACACCAGTGGTGGACATGAATGGAGAACTACATCATATTTGGGATTATTTCCGCG GTCAGCGTCCTTTGGTCCTCGCATTTGGCAGCTGCACATGACCGCCATTCTTTTTCAGGCTTAGCGAGTACAATAAGCTTGTCCAGGATTTCTCCTCGGTGGCAGATTTTTTGATTATCTACATTGATGAAGCACATGCAGAAG ATGGTTGGGCTTTTAAAAACAATATATCAATAAAGAAACATCAGAACATCCAGGACCGGCTGGCTGCAGCTAAACGCCTGCTGGAGGAGTTGCCATCTTGTCCTGTGGTGTTAGATACCATGCAGAATCTGTGTAGTGCCAAGTATGCTGCCCTGCCCGAGAGGCTTTACATCCTGCAAGAGGGTAAAGTCATTTATAAG GGCAACGTGGGCCCCTGGGGCTACAAACCGGAGGAGGTGCGTTCTGCGCTGGAGAAAACAAAATAG